A part of Chryseobacterium shigense genomic DNA contains:
- a CDS encoding TolC family protein, whose amino-acid sequence MKIYNKYIAAIALSLVLASCRAPMATVIKDEVKENLPQNFNQEEQQDAGTNSGTTPWRQFFTDPNLVSLIETALKNNQELLITLQEIEIAKSGVLAKKGRLTPTVSAGVGAGVSKAGRYTSEGAGDASTEIEPGKEMPDPLGNFGGGLMANWEIDIWKKLRTEKEAAVAHYLSTVEGKNFVLSNLIEEVADNYYELLALDNQLDIIQQYIKLQQRALEISKIQKEAAAATELAVKKFEAELAKSKAAEYTIRQNITEKENQINALLGRYPQPIVRTKESFMSTVPQTVYTGIPSQLLANRPDIKQAELELKASKLDVEAARKEFYPSLEISATLGLEAFKPSYLVKLPESIASSLAGELAGPLINKSAIKANFQTADAKQIQSLYEYDKTILNAYLDVANLMSKVKNIDQYYQLKSQETKALDQSIDIANQLFRNSRADYLEVLLNQRDALDAKMELIEAKQKQLSTVVDIYKSLGGGWK is encoded by the coding sequence ATGAAGATTTATAATAAATATATAGCAGCCATTGCCTTATCACTTGTTTTAGCAAGTTGTAGGGCACCTATGGCCACCGTTATAAAAGATGAAGTAAAAGAAAACCTGCCTCAGAACTTCAACCAGGAAGAACAGCAGGATGCCGGTACGAACAGCGGAACAACTCCTTGGAGACAGTTTTTTACAGATCCGAATTTGGTGAGCCTCATTGAAACAGCTTTAAAAAATAACCAGGAATTACTGATTACGCTTCAGGAAATTGAAATTGCCAAAAGTGGAGTTTTAGCTAAAAAAGGAAGATTAACACCTACCGTTTCGGCAGGAGTTGGAGCCGGAGTGAGTAAAGCAGGACGTTATACAAGCGAAGGAGCAGGTGATGCCTCTACAGAAATAGAGCCAGGAAAGGAAATGCCTGATCCCCTGGGCAATTTTGGTGGTGGATTGATGGCAAACTGGGAAATTGATATCTGGAAAAAGCTCAGAACTGAAAAAGAAGCAGCTGTTGCTCATTATCTTTCTACAGTGGAAGGAAAAAACTTTGTATTATCCAATCTTATTGAAGAAGTTGCCGATAATTATTATGAATTATTAGCGCTTGATAATCAACTGGATATTATTCAACAGTATATTAAGCTTCAGCAAAGAGCACTGGAAATTTCCAAAATCCAGAAAGAAGCTGCTGCTGCAACAGAATTGGCAGTGAAAAAATTTGAAGCTGAACTGGCTAAGTCAAAAGCTGCAGAATATACCATCCGTCAGAATATCACCGAAAAAGAAAACCAGATCAATGCACTTCTGGGAAGATATCCGCAGCCAATTGTAAGAACGAAGGAAAGTTTTATGTCTACCGTGCCTCAAACGGTGTATACGGGAATTCCATCTCAGTTATTGGCAAACCGTCCGGATATCAAACAGGCAGAATTAGAGTTAAAAGCATCAAAACTTGACGTAGAAGCTGCAAGAAAAGAATTTTACCCATCACTGGAAATTTCTGCAACGTTAGGACTGGAAGCATTCAAACCTTCTTATCTGGTTAAATTGCCGGAATCTATTGCTTCTAGTTTAGCAGGTGAACTGGCTGGTCCGCTGATTAACAAAAGTGCGATCAAAGCCAACTTCCAGACTGCTGATGCTAAACAGATACAGTCTCTGTACGAATATGATAAAACGATTTTGAATGCTTACCTGGATGTGGCAAACCTAATGTCAAAGGTGAAAAATATAGATCAGTATTATCAGTTGAAATCTCAGGAGACCAAGGCTTTGGATCAATCTATAGATATTGCGAATCAGTTATTCAGAAATTCAAGGGCAGATTATCTTGAGGTTCTTCTTAATCAGAGAGATGCTCTTGATGCAAAAATGGAGCTGATTGAAGCTAAACAGAAACAGCTGAGCACCGTTGTAGATATTTACAAAAGCTTAGGCGGTGGCTGGAAATAA
- a CDS encoding efflux RND transporter permease subunit, which translates to MFKKFIRRPVLSIVISLIIVFMGVLSLVKLPVTQFPSISPPKVNITAEYPGANNELLIKSVVIPLERGLNGVPGMKYMTSDAGNDGEASIQVVFDLGTDPNVAAVNVQNRVSSVVNKLPPLVVREGVKITREEPNMLMYINLYSDDPKADQKFLFNYADINVMSELRRVSGVGFADILGTREYAMRIWLKPDRLTAYSISADEVMESLNQQSLEASPGKTGESSGKRSQSFEYILKYPGRFNNEKDYGNIILKAKPDGEFIRLKDVADIEFGSSMYDIYSTLNGKPSAAITVKQSYGSNASDVIKNVKSLMEELQKTTFPKGMHYDISYDVSRFLDASIEKVVHTLFEAFILVAIVVFLFLGDWRSTLIPALAVPVSLVGTFAIMSAFGITLNMISLFALVMAIGVVVDDAIVVIEAVHAKMEEKGLSPLKATEEAMHEISGAIIAITLVMASVFIPIAFMSGPVGVFYRQFSITMASAIILSGIVALTLTPALCALILKNNHGKAKKRTPITIFLDKFNGLFTKGAGKYERMLNKTVKKKTVTLPLLLAFCACTFFLSNSLPSGFIPSEDQGMIYAIIQTPPGSTLERTNQIAKELLRESEDIDGVQSVSSLAGYEILTEGTGSNSGTCLINLKSWEDRKESAAEIIEKLEEKAKNIPGANIEFFQPPSIPGYGAAGGFELRLLDKAGSGDYQKMEKVSNDFVRELKKRPELGSAFTFYSASFPQYMLRVDNDLAEQKGVTIENAMDNLSTLIGSNYETSFIRFDRPYKVIVQAGPQYRALPTDLLKLYVKNDKDQMVPYSDFMHLEKVYGLSEITRHNMYNSSEVSGTPAPGYSSGQAIAAIKEVADKTLPRGFGIDWAGISKDEVSRGNEAVFIFLVCLGFVYLILSAQYESFILPLPVILSLPTGIFGAFLCLKLLGLENNIYAQVAMVMLIGLLGKNAVLIVEFAVQKKAEEGIPVAQAAIEGAAIRFRPILMTSFAFIAGLIPLVMATGPGAIGNRTIGTAAAGGMLIGTIFGLMIIPGLYYIFGTIAEKSRLARYEEENPLTEQTEPYQHDNKHEDL; encoded by the coding sequence ATGTTTAAGAAATTCATTCGCAGACCTGTTCTGTCTATCGTAATCTCTCTGATTATCGTATTTATGGGAGTTTTATCCCTTGTTAAATTACCGGTTACACAATTCCCGTCCATTTCACCGCCAAAAGTGAACATCACGGCAGAATACCCGGGAGCCAACAACGAATTATTGATCAAATCCGTGGTTATTCCACTGGAAAGAGGTCTTAATGGGGTTCCGGGAATGAAGTACATGACCTCCGATGCCGGAAACGACGGGGAAGCATCCATTCAGGTGGTTTTCGACTTGGGAACAGACCCGAACGTAGCGGCTGTAAACGTTCAGAACCGTGTATCCTCAGTGGTAAATAAACTTCCGCCATTGGTAGTTCGTGAAGGGGTAAAAATTACCCGTGAAGAGCCCAACATGCTGATGTATATTAACCTGTATAGTGACGACCCCAAAGCCGACCAGAAATTCCTTTTCAACTATGCAGATATCAATGTGATGTCTGAATTGAGAAGGGTAAGCGGAGTAGGTTTTGCAGATATCCTGGGTACAAGAGAATATGCCATGCGTATCTGGCTTAAACCTGACAGGCTAACGGCTTACAGCATTTCAGCAGATGAAGTGATGGAATCTCTGAATCAGCAGAGTTTGGAAGCATCTCCGGGTAAAACAGGGGAGAGTTCAGGTAAAAGATCCCAGTCATTCGAATATATTTTAAAATATCCGGGCCGTTTCAATAATGAAAAAGATTACGGAAATATTATTCTTAAAGCGAAGCCGGACGGAGAATTCATCAGGTTAAAAGATGTTGCAGATATTGAATTCGGTTCTTCCATGTACGATATCTATTCCACATTGAATGGTAAACCTTCCGCAGCAATCACGGTAAAACAATCATATGGTTCCAATGCAAGTGACGTTATCAAAAACGTAAAGTCCTTGATGGAAGAACTACAGAAAACCACTTTCCCTAAAGGAATGCACTACGACATCAGTTATGACGTATCAAGATTCTTGGATGCATCAATTGAAAAAGTAGTTCACACTCTGTTTGAAGCCTTCATTTTGGTAGCGATCGTGGTATTCCTGTTCCTGGGCGACTGGCGTTCAACATTGATTCCGGCGTTAGCAGTTCCGGTTTCATTGGTAGGGACCTTTGCCATTATGTCCGCCTTTGGAATTACATTAAACATGATCTCCCTTTTTGCCTTGGTAATGGCTATCGGGGTTGTGGTAGATGACGCGATTGTTGTTATTGAAGCCGTTCATGCTAAAATGGAAGAAAAAGGACTCTCACCATTGAAAGCAACGGAAGAAGCAATGCACGAGATCAGTGGAGCAATTATCGCAATCACTTTGGTAATGGCATCCGTGTTCATCCCGATTGCATTTATGTCCGGTCCGGTTGGGGTATTCTATCGTCAGTTCTCCATTACAATGGCTTCTGCGATCATCCTTTCCGGGATTGTTGCCCTTACATTAACTCCGGCTTTATGTGCCCTGATCTTAAAAAATAACCACGGAAAAGCTAAGAAAAGAACTCCTATTACTATTTTCCTTGATAAATTCAACGGTTTATTTACGAAAGGAGCAGGAAAGTATGAAAGAATGCTGAATAAAACAGTTAAGAAAAAAACAGTTACTCTTCCATTATTATTGGCTTTCTGTGCCTGTACATTCTTCCTTAGCAATTCACTTCCGTCAGGGTTTATTCCGTCAGAAGACCAGGGAATGATCTATGCAATTATCCAGACGCCTCCGGGATCTACATTGGAAAGAACCAATCAGATTGCTAAAGAGCTACTGAGAGAATCTGAAGATATTGATGGAGTGCAGTCCGTTTCTTCACTGGCAGGGTATGAAATCCTTACAGAAGGTACAGGTTCCAACTCCGGTACCTGCTTGATTAACCTTAAAAGCTGGGAAGACCGTAAAGAATCCGCTGCCGAGATCATAGAAAAGCTTGAAGAAAAAGCCAAGAATATTCCGGGTGCCAATATAGAATTCTTCCAGCCTCCATCCATTCCGGGTTATGGTGCTGCAGGCGGTTTCGAACTTCGTTTGCTGGATAAAGCAGGAAGCGGGGATTACCAGAAAATGGAAAAAGTAAGTAATGATTTTGTGCGGGAACTGAAAAAACGTCCTGAACTGGGTTCTGCATTTACATTCTATTCTGCAAGTTTCCCACAGTATATGCTGAGAGTAGATAACGACCTTGCCGAACAAAAAGGAGTGACAATTGAAAATGCAATGGACAATTTATCTACGTTAATCGGCTCGAATTACGAGACAAGCTTTATCCGTTTCGACAGACCTTATAAAGTAATTGTTCAGGCTGGGCCTCAATATCGTGCATTACCAACGGATTTATTGAAATTATACGTTAAAAACGATAAAGATCAGATGGTTCCGTATTCAGATTTCATGCATTTGGAAAAAGTATATGGCTTATCCGAAATTACAAGACATAATATGTACAACTCATCCGAGGTAAGTGGAACGCCTGCGCCGGGTTATAGTTCAGGACAGGCAATTGCAGCCATTAAAGAAGTGGCGGATAAAACACTTCCGAGAGGTTTCGGTATCGACTGGGCGGGAATCTCCAAAGATGAGGTGAGCCGTGGAAATGAGGCCGTATTTATCTTCCTGGTATGTCTAGGCTTCGTTTACCTGATCCTTTCTGCACAGTATGAAAGCTTCATTCTTCCATTACCGGTAATTTTATCGTTGCCGACAGGTATTTTCGGAGCTTTCTTATGCTTGAAATTATTAGGACTGGAAAACAATATTTACGCTCAGGTTGCAATGGTCATGCTGATCGGTCTTTTAGGTAAAAATGCCGTATTGATTGTGGAATTTGCCGTTCAGAAAAAGGCCGAAGAGGGAATTCCGGTGGCTCAGGCTGCCATTGAAGGAGCTGCCATCCGTTTCCGTCCGATCCTGATGACATCATTTGCATTCATTGCTGGTTTGATTCCGTTGGTAATGGCAACCGGACCAGGTGCAATCGGTAACCGGACGATTGGTACGGCCGCAGCAGGAGGAATGCTGATCGGAACCATTTTCGGGCTGATGATTATTCCGGGACTCTATTATATTTTCGGGACCATTGCGGAAAAATCCAGGCTGGCAAGATATGAAGAAGAAAATCCTTTAACAGAACAAACAGAACCGTATCAACACGATAACAAACATGAAGATTTATAA
- a CDS encoding T9SS type A sorting domain-containing protein, producing MKKIYSGACILCAVFGLSAQEVLWQKDIKSSTQDFLSQVTTTIDGQYLITGSSIQSESNSAATPNLKSATLKQNNGYDFHLIKLNQQGDGVWEKYLSGQNHDYLSGSVSTQDGGFLISGTSYSGKGLDKKEDSKGGSDIWLIRLNEFGDELWQKTLGSASDEEARSVIQTTDLGFFIAGNVQNSSKGYGSKDVLIVKLDKDGKELSHLILGGKGLDEVEKMIPTKDGGALLGIYSRSSEVRVSGSGDQKSSAASNPVSRTGKSTENYGEGDYWIVKLDKTGKVEWEKNYGGKADDHLRTLALTSNGFIIGGESRSDRSGNKTIGIEEGTDLWLISLNEKGEELWQKSYNFGNRDILMGTSVIQSQDPRTKNQDLTKGILLGGYTQAEGRIETDDETFWMLYLNQNGEEQWRKHVKGESRKREERLSDIKLNRDGSIILAGTSAEELGKENWKIIKLGDKQLDQLIEKQDIKIYPNPVSDYAYVEIGFDFKEADIVLYDMGGRQFQSLKTKNKVTKINTQNLIQGAYLVAIKTDTNKTASAKLIKK from the coding sequence ATGAAGAAAATATATTCTGGTGCATGTATTCTATGCGCTGTTTTCGGGCTGTCTGCCCAGGAAGTATTGTGGCAGAAAGATATCAAATCCTCAACGCAGGATTTTCTGAGCCAGGTTACTACAACTATTGATGGTCAATACTTAATAACGGGAAGCAGTATTCAATCAGAGAGCAATTCAGCTGCAACCCCTAACCTGAAATCTGCAACCTTGAAACAAAACAACGGCTACGATTTCCATTTAATCAAACTCAACCAACAGGGCGATGGGGTTTGGGAAAAATACCTTTCCGGGCAAAACCATGATTACCTTTCAGGCTCGGTATCAACCCAGGACGGTGGTTTTTTAATTTCCGGAACCAGCTATTCCGGTAAAGGCCTGGATAAAAAAGAAGATTCCAAAGGCGGATCAGATATCTGGCTGATTAGACTTAATGAATTTGGTGATGAACTTTGGCAGAAAACTTTAGGATCAGCATCTGATGAAGAAGCAAGATCAGTAATTCAGACTACAGATTTAGGATTTTTTATTGCCGGGAATGTTCAGAACTCATCTAAAGGCTATGGTTCCAAAGATGTTTTGATTGTAAAACTTGACAAAGACGGAAAAGAATTATCTCATTTAATTTTAGGAGGAAAAGGATTGGATGAGGTTGAAAAAATGATTCCAACTAAAGATGGGGGTGCTTTGTTAGGGATCTATTCGAGGAGTTCCGAGGTTCGGGTTTCAGGTTCCGGAGATCAAAAGTCTTCAGCTGCCTCGAATCCCGTATCGCGTACCGGGAAATCGACCGAAAACTATGGTGAAGGAGATTACTGGATTGTCAAATTAGACAAAACCGGGAAAGTAGAATGGGAAAAAAACTATGGAGGTAAGGCAGATGATCATCTGAGAACATTGGCTTTGACTTCAAATGGATTTATCATAGGAGGAGAATCCAGGTCTGACAGGTCAGGAAACAAAACCATAGGAATTGAAGAAGGCACTGATTTATGGCTTATCTCACTTAACGAAAAAGGTGAAGAGCTTTGGCAGAAATCCTACAATTTTGGAAACAGGGATATCCTGATGGGAACTAGTGTTATTCAGAGTCAAGATCCAAGAACCAAGAATCAAGACCTTACTAAAGGAATCCTTTTGGGTGGTTATACCCAGGCGGAAGGCCGTATAGAAACGGATGATGAAACCTTCTGGATGCTGTATTTGAATCAAAATGGAGAAGAGCAGTGGAGAAAACACGTAAAAGGAGAATCCAGAAAAAGAGAAGAAAGACTTTCAGATATAAAACTGAACAGGGACGGCTCAATCATATTGGCTGGAACCAGTGCTGAAGAGCTCGGAAAAGAGAACTGGAAAATTATAAAGCTGGGAGATAAGCAGCTTGATCAGTTAATTGAAAAACAAGACATCAAGATTTATCCGAACCCTGTTTCAGATTATGCTTATGTAGAAATAGGCTTTGATTTTAAAGAAGCAGATATTGTGTTGTATGATATGGGAGGAAGACAATTCCAGAGT